In one window of Toxotes jaculatrix isolate fToxJac2 chromosome 10, fToxJac2.pri, whole genome shotgun sequence DNA:
- the nanos1 gene encoding nanos homolog 1 — protein MDFLNHNYLNARSPYDYTFNFWNDYLGLTTLVTKNNKLSMPQNPNSITESLKATLGLDDSPACPCVISGGVGESGHLDCCCPSGSPPPASILDLKERFSILSPFQNQLSVQLPEREVGFGGSFTGLDLFGMERKMRKPASRNKQEPKICVFCRNNGAPEEVYGSHVLKTPDGRVVCPILRAYTCPLCSANGDNAHTIKYCPLSKDQPSQRPLKGGRAVGGKRMKIF, from the coding sequence ATGGATTTTCTCAACCACAACTATTTGAATGCGCGCAGCCCATATGACTATACTTTTAATTTCTGGAACGACTATCTCGGGCTGACGACGCTGGTTACGAAGAATAATAAGCTCAGCATGCCCCAGAACCCCAACTCCATCACCGAGTCCCTGAAAGCGACCCTGGGCTTGGACGATTCCCCGGCGTGTCCGTGCGTAATCTCGGGCGGCGTTGGAGAGAGCGGGCACCTGGACTGTTGCTGCCCGTCCGGGAGCCCCCCGCCGGCCTCCATCCTGGACTTGAAAGAGCGTTTCTCGATACTGAGCCCATTCCAAAACCAGCTCAGCGTCCAGCTGCCGGAGCGGGAGGTGGGCTTTGGTGGCAGCTTCACAGGGTTAGATCTGTTCGGCATGGAGCGAAAGATGCGCAAGCCCGCTTCCAGGAACAAGCAGGAGCCCAAAATCTGCGTCTTCTGCCGAAATAACGGAGCGCCAGAGGAGGTGTACGGCTCCCACGTCCTGAAGACTCCGGACGGAAGGGTTGTGTGCCCGATTCTGAGGGCTTATACCTGTCCCCTTTGCAGTGCCAACGGGGACAATGCCCACACGATAAAATACTGTCCACTGTCAAAAGACCAGCCATCCCAGCGACCATTAAAGGGGGGGAGGGCAGTGGGTGGTAAGAGGATGAAAATATTCTAA